The genomic segment TGTGAGGATTATCAGGAGCAGTAATAAGAATAAGTAGCAGTGTTTTAAGCATCTCTGACTGGTGAGCATGGTCTTTTCCTGAATCGTTCCAATTACTCACCTTGATCTCTGTGCTCCACTCTCATGGCCTGCAGATATTTTCCCTGGCTTACAGGCCAGTTCATTACTGAGGCTGCAACTGGAAGAGTGAGGTTAATACTGTACATGGAAGCAAAGGCTCCACTGTGGTAATTCTGATGTGCTGTTGCACCATGAGCCAAAGAAACTCCAGTAACAAGCCTCATGGAACATTGCTATAATGACAGGAAAACACAagattatacagtgcctttggcATCCAGTTGTCTATCTACTGTATGTCGTGGTAGAGACAGTATGGCTATGATGTCTGACACTTATAGAACATTTTCCCTGTATACTTTTGATATTGATACCTGCACTTTAATTGTATTTTGTCTCATGACACCAATACTCTTGAAAGAAAATATCTGCACAGAAAATCATTAGATTTCTAACCTTCAAGGAATGCATAGCTAGATGTGCACATATCTTTATCGATCATTATTgacgaggaggggggggggtttggtAAATTAAAACCAGAGTGTGGTGTAAATACACCCCTTATGGATAGAAAAGCAATTGAATGTTTTTCTACACTGAAACAACAATGTCTGTTTCTTTCCTCAGTCGTGTCTGTCTGACCTGAGACTGCGTGCTTTTTAAACAGAGTGATCCATGGATTCCCCCAGGGTCTGTCATGCTATCAAATATTTACATTGAAGCTCAAAAGCAGCCTAAGGCAGCAGCATACACCAGCAACATGTGCTTACATGAAGAACCACTGGGCTGGACAACACCAGTTTTTTTGACCAACTTAGgtgtctcttttttttttttttacttcctcAATAGAGGGCTCATATGTTCCTCTTCACTTCTCTTCCCTCTAGTTCCTTATACTCTACCTATCTCTCTTGACTGTATTCACAGTTTTGACGAGACCTCTGCAGGTTTTTATTAAATGTTAGACCCCCACTGCCAAACATTGCCTGAAATCAGTAGGTTTGCCGCAACAGAAAGAAGTCTTACCTATTAAATATTAAACATGTCCTTCCCGGGGGACCAGAAGAGAATTCTGGTGATCTGCTGTCTGACCCAATTACCATCCTCAGTTTTACCTCACTTAGTCCCACCGTTACGCTCTTTGAGAGTTCGCCTTCAAATGGCTGTATTACCAGGGAAGGAAGATgtatgggaagagagaggggataaaGAGATAGAGGTCTCTAAGGGAGCAGTTTCATCTTGTGGGTTCATGACTCACTTTTTCTTTAGTACTTTGGCTTACAGGCACTAATTGCTTCACATTAAAAGGATTCATATGTAGCCTAAATGATCATGAAATTAAGTTCTATCTGGGTCACTCACACTACAGCCTGTACCCCTCTGACATGATTCAGCTAAAACATCCTTCAGGGCCACAATTATCTTTCCAAACATATTTTTCATACATGGACATTCTGGAGTGTGCGCCTTGAAGGTTGGTTGTTCAGAGCGTGGCACTCAAACCCCATTACTTTGGAGTGTATAAAACCATGCTGTTTTCAAGGACTGAAGTACTCTTTCTGAAATAGCCTGACAAAGCAACATAACCAGGTCTCTTAATGTCAGGAGAGTTAAGGAAAATTATAGAAGATCCAGCAATAGAGGATCCAAGGTCGGTCAAGCCTTGTATAATACCGAGAACTTGGATGCAGCTTGTTTAAGTAACCAAACAAGTTCTTAAAAAACACTCCGATGTCCCATGCTTGGCAGTGTTGAACTCTCCTGATGCTCATTTCTCCCCACTGTGAGCCAGGGATACAGAGAGTGCTGATggtatactgtatgtctctgtctctgtgtctccttcCAGTCGTCGGCCCCTGTCCCAGCTCTGCTGCCTCCACCAGGAGGTGTCACTCCATCTATAAGGGCTTCGCTCAGTGTCTGATGGCTCTGGGGGACAGCCTGACTGAGAGTGCCCAGAAGATTGAGGATACACAGGAGATACACACCATCTGCAAGTAAGCACACACATCTGTACACATAcacatctgtacacacacacacacacaattctctCATCTTTATGTtgcttataaacacacacacactcccactttGAAATGTGTAAATTGACGGAACACGGTGACCCTTAATTTCATTACCATTGAAAGATGGACTCCACCATATCTTTACCTCTATTTAATTCCCTCCAGATCTttgtccatctctatctctctctaacatgCGGACAGCTCTTCCCATTTGCTGTAGGCATAGTGGAGTACCTAATGAAAGATTAAGGGTCTTTCTTTACCCATCTCCGCTTTCCATTCTATTTATACATGATTCTGTAATCCATCTTAATATTATACCTTCCCTTCTGGAAATGTCTATGAATTTGTTGAGCAGTAATGTCATGGTAGATGCTACTCTATGCATCACCGCATCAAGCTCAACCCATTCCCAGACATATTGTTGCATCTGTGACTGGTGTGAATTGGCTAGCTAGTTTGCGGTGCGTGCTagtagcatttcaatcggtgacgtcactcgctcttaGACCTTGAAGAAGTTTTCAGGGAGCAGTCATGGCTTTTGTGGATCGAAGGTAACAATGCTTCGTGGGAGACATTTGTTGATGTGCTCAGAggatccctggttcgagcccaggtaggggcaaggagagggacgaaagcaatactgttacacatCAATGTAGGAAGGTCTTATCGACAGCCTTAAGCCAGTTGCTGTTCGGTATTGCGGGGCTGGAGATACCCTTGGAATCTACAGGGATATAGTGGTCATTACAATGATGTTGTTATTTTGGTCATATTCCTTAACACTAGAAAGGCCTCGACGCACCCAGCTTTGAGAAAATGAGCAGCCATTTTGACTCAAACATTCTAACGgtctaataaatacatttcacatATGCTATCGGAAAAATAAttatttggttgtgtttatgaaggtcttGGGTAACATCAGAATACGgaaaaattattatttaaaagGACACAATAGCATTACTTTagtttatgttactgtaggctatctGTTTCTACATGCTCACATGTGGAGCGGAGCGTATTGAACAGTGGTTATGCTAAGAAAAAGTTGTATTTTCAACAGAGCTAATCTCttcatttttttgtgttatttggcAATGATAAGGGTTTTGGAAACCTCCGAATCTGCCCTTTCTGATACCTGCATGTGACTATATTCGAGGATTTGATATGGTAACTTTTTGTCGCTctgggaagaaaaaaaatcctcttAAAACTGCTTATAACACAAATTCTGTTTGTGATATTCAAATTCTGTTTGTGATATTCAAATTCTTACAAcatatcaatcagtcaatcaatattatttataaagccctttttacatcagccgatgtcacaaagtgctatacagatacacagtctaaaaccccaaacggcaagcaatgcagatgtagaagcatggtggctaggaaaaactccctagaaaggcaggaacctaggaagaaacctagagaggacccaggctatgaggggtggccaggagattataacagtacatggccaagatgttcaaatgttcatagatgaccagcagggtcaaataataataatcacagtggttgtagagggtacaACAGGTTATTACCTCAggtgtaaatgtcagttggcttttcatagctgagcttTCAGAattcgagacagcaggtgcggtagagagggagagtcaaAATCAACAGGTCCGgtacaaggtagcacgtccgggttccatagccgcaggcagaacagttgaaattggagcagcagcacgaccaggtggactggggacagcaaggagtcatcaggccaggaattcctgaggcatggtcctagggctcaggtcctccaggaggggagggagaggaagagagagagagagaattaaagggtgcatacttaaattcacacaggacacaggagaattacaccagatataatagactgaccctagtcccctgacacataaactaatgCTCGCATAgaaactggaggctgagacaggaggggtcaggagacactgtggccccgtctgacGATACCCCCGAACAGGACCAATTaggtaggatataaccccacccacttgaccaaagcacaacccccacaccactagagggagatCCGCAAaacaccaacttactaccctgagacaaggctgaacCCGAGGGGGCGTCaacacagacaggaagatcacgtcggtgactcaacccactcaagtgacgcacccctcctagggatggcatgtaAGAGCACTAATAAGTCAGTGGCTCAGCCCtcataatagggtcagaggcagagaatcccagtggagagaggcgAACCGGCCAGGCAGATACAGCAAGGGCCgctcgtcgctccagtgcctttccgttcatcttcgtacccctgggccagactacactcaatcatagaacttactgaagagatgagtcttcaataaagacttaaagatcgagaccgagtctgcgtctctcgcatggataggcagaccattccataaaaattgagctctataggagaaagccctgcctccagctgttttagggacaataaggaggcctgcgtcttgtgaccatagcatacatgtacagtcgtggccaaaagttttgaatgacacaaatattaatttccacaaagtttgctgcttcagtgtctttagatatttttgtcaaatgttactatggaatactgaagtataattacaagcatttcataagtgtcaaaggcttttattgacaattacatgaagttgatgcagagtcaatatttgcagtgttgacccttctttttcaagacctctgcaatcctccctgacatgctgtcaattaacttctgggccacatcctgactgatggcagcccattcttgcataatcaatgcttggagtttgtcagaatttgtgggtttttgtttgtccacccgcctctttaggattgaccacaagttctcaatgggattaaggtctggggagtttcctggccatggacccaaaatatcgatgttttgttccccgaaccatttagttatcacttttgcattatgacaaggtgctccatccatcatgctggaaaaggcattgttcgtcaccaaactgttcctggattgttgggagaagttgctctcggaggatgtgttgtaccattctttatttatccctgtacctttttcagaatatcagtctgtccctgatgtttttcctggagagaagtggcttctttgctgcccttcttgacaccagaccatcctccaaaagtctttgcctcactgtgcgtgcagatgcactcacacctgcctgctgccattcctgagcaagctctgtactggtgatgccccgatcccgcagctgaatcaactttaggataCTGTCCTGgcgctggactttcttgggcgccctgaagccttcttcacaacaattgaaccgctctccttgaagttcttggtGATCccataaatggttgatttaggtgcaatcttactggcagcaatatccttgtctctgaagccctttttgtgcagagaaatgatgacggcacgtgtttccttgcaggtaaccatggttgacagaggaagaacaatgattccaagcaacaccctccttttgaagcttccagtctgttattcgaactcaatcagcatgacagggtgatctccagccttgtcctcgtcaacactcacacctgtgttaacgagagaatcactgacatgatgtcagctggtccttttgtggcagggctgatatgcagtggaaatgttttttggggattcagtttatttgcatggcaaagagggactttgcaattaattgcaattcatctgatcactcttcttTCTGGAGAATAtgtaaattgccatcatacaaactgaggcagcagactttgtgaaaatttatatttgtgtcattctcaaaacttttggcccaCCGTGGTAGGtgtgtatggcaggaccaaatcagagagataggtaggagcaagcccatgtaatgctttgtaggttagcagtgaaaccttgaaatcagccctagccttaacaggaagccaatgtagagaggttagcactggagtaatatgatcaaatatttgggttctagtcaagattccaGCAGTCGTATTTAGCACtagctgaagtttattttgtgctttatccgggtagcccaaaagtagagcattgcagtagtctaatctagaagtgacaaaagcatggatttgcttttttgcataatttttggacCACATACAGTACGTCTGTTATATAGACTTATTAAAGAAAAGTCAAGGAGAGGGGCATGACATATAAATTGATATTTGCATTTTAAATTCATATTGAGTCAAAATGACTTAATCTCTTCTAGCATTAAGGTACCAATTAAGGTAATCCTGCCACTCAGTCAGCACACAATTGCATAAAGGTAACTGCCCAAATAATAGAAACACTTGagagatacaaagtatattgaaagtggatgcttccacacaggtggcaatgaccccatccacagggcataagtggtcactgaatggtttgatgagcatgaaaacgatgtaaaccatatgccatgaccgtctcagtcaccagatcgcaacccaattgaacacttaagAAGATTCTTGAGTGGCGCCTTAGAGTCTTTTCCACCACCAGCAACAAAACACCACATTTTGGAAATTCTCATAGAAGAATGGTGTTCCATCAATCCAATAGAGTTACAGATACTCTTAAGTCTATGCCAAGGTGCTTTGAAGCTGTTCTGGAtcatggtggcccaacgccctattaagacattttatgttggtgtttcctttattttggcagttacctgtacatgtgTGTCCAGTGCACAttgacacaaacacaaacacacccacacacacaaactcacatatGCACGTGCTAACACATATTCACACACTTCCCAGGAATCTATCAGGGACCAGTAGAAAGGCAGTATTTTCTCTCCTGGATAAAATTCTCAGATTTGCATCTAGGCCAAGGCTGCACCACTGTCAGTATTCTCTATGGAATGATAGGAGAGCTTACTATGAGTATAGAATAGAAATGAAGGGGAAATCTGCCATTATTAGAACGGGTAATGTCATTGTTTCCCTCAAACTTGGTTTGTGTGTATctttatgtgtgtttgtttatgcattagCATGCGGTGTATGTTTTAGATCAAGTGTTCAATCTAACACCTCAGCAATCCTTTATTTTAATCAGAAAAGAGACTGCGGTCAGATTTAGCTAACAAGCTACCCTTCACCTGCTGTTATGCCGCTGTTTTCTACTGCACATGTGACTCTGGGACTTTGCAAGGCTGCATTTTGCTTCCACTTTGTTTCACCCATTCCCCTCAAGGTCTCCTGTGTGTATGGTAAACAGATGCACCTAAGCCCCCAGCAGATGTGCTGTTTTAAGGTTGAGTTTATACTAAGGGCCCATATCCAAATACAGTACAAGTTTAGCCTTTCTGCACTTGTACCCAGGGAATGTGAATCTATGATGTGTAGTGTTACGGGCATATGTCGTGTTGGACCAATCTTCTTCTGCCTGATCTCCTTCTTATAGATTTACACACAGCCCTTCCCATAGCAACCAAATAACTACAACCATGGTTTCATGGGGGATCCTTTACTGTATCACACAGATGAATAATAGTGTCTTGAACTACATTGTTATACCTGGTTGTTAGAAAGATATGGACGTATAAAAGTTATTCTAGAACTCAAGAGATATGTGACCATCTCTCTTCCATCCCCTACAGGTCCTGGGATGAGTTTCATGACTGTGCGAACGTGGCGATGGCGGGCTGTCCTGATGAGGCTGCTGCAGTCTGGGAGTCTCTGCGACAGGAGTCCAAGAAGATGCAGTTTTCTGGTAACCTGTATGACATGTGCTCCAGTCGTAACCAACCAGCTGGCACTGCTGATGCCCTGAGCCCACCCAACCAGGAAGAGATTAACCAGGAGTCTCTAAAAGCACACACCCACCATCTAGGTCCCGCCTCTTTCTGGTTGCTCTCCTTATGTCTGTCCCTTCTGCTGCTGTTGGCCAAGATATAGGCACGATCAgggtgaaggggagggaggaacTCATTGAGgacatgtaaaaataaaaaataaaaaaaaggatAATAAACTCACAAATATTTTTTGTGTACTAAAACTGAGTTGCATATATTTCTAGCTGCATGTTCAGATTGGTGGCTCCTCATCTGTAGTGTATTCATTTCATACACACAttatctctctaactctctctgaaaTACTCTCCTCCTTTTCATCAATTTAAGAGTTGGATAGTATGGTTCCAGGGGGATGCTGTCTGGGAGAGCTGAGGGTAGAATGTAAATGAGCAAATAAACCTCAAACATCTAGAACCCAAGACATATTATTCAAGCCTCACCAGGCAAGGCTTAACAGCAACATCTCACACAGAAACCTGCATCCTGAAGTTTCCTTCAGGTTGTTATTCAATCAGAGAGCACTGTGGGATGTTTTGTAGCATTAAAGGCTCAGACAATTTTTGTTATTTCGTTTGGGACTCACTGAGGATTACAGAGAGAATTACTCAGAGTAAAACCTCTAGAACAATAGAGCTTACCTGCAGACAAGCATAATGAAATATACCCAGCTCATGGCAGTTTGAATGTTAAGGACTGAAGGCTTGGATCGCTGTGTATTCACCCAGTGCGGGTCTATTTAACACGGTGTTTATTAACAGATAAACCACTTAACTTACATGAAATCACTTCTTGTCTTGGTCAAGTCTAGGCTGACCTAGAATTTTATTTAGTAATTTGTGTTGAAGAAATATGAATGAATATGAATGAAGGTGTACATAATGGAATTTATTCATATGAATATTTATGTACATATCAAGTGGCACATCAATATATAGTATCAAGCCTTTTGATGCTGCAGGAGCCTGTGTGTAAACGGAGACCCTGGTGAAATAATAACGGTATAGAAAAAGGTTTTACTCAAAAGGACTTTTATTTTATTAAAGTCAACACCATGAGGATAACCCCTGCTTGACTCCCTGACATTAAATCTTAGCTGCGTTTTAATTGAATGTAGGTCTGAGATAAACTACCATGTTGGAAATGGAAAATACCTTttaaatgtatgttttctattGGCTTTGCTCTCAACAGCTTTATCGGTCAATTTGTATTTGCAGTGGATTTGCATTTTTAATTGGAAATGAATCTTGTTTGCTATTGCAGCAAGTTTGTGTGGAATGGTTATGGAGGCAGCAGTAAACTACAGTGAAAACTTGAAGGAAATCAATTtttatcttcattgtaaagtaaAGGACATACAATATATGAAGTAGATTTAGTTGAtcattaaataaatgtaaatatttAAAGAATATTGTGTTGCTATAACAACAGTTAGCGCTACAACATTTTAGGTTACTGGATAACACATTTTAGACTGTTTGCAAACTGTGAGGACTTTATTACTTATCTGAATTTcaataaattgtgtgtgtgtgtgtgtgtctgtgtgtgggtctgtgtgtgtgtgcatgtgtacgtgtacgtgtgtgtgcgtgcttgtgtgcatTGTGCCAGTGTAATAACACTTGGTGAATGAAAGCAGTAGCAATGCCTTTTATGTCAAAATACAGTATGGAGACTCTCCCTTATCTTGCTTTACAATAAGCTTTTTCATTCTTGTATACATCAGCTCATAAGCATCATTATTCTTCACATATATATAATGTTACTGTACCTATATTGTATACTTCTGTACTAGCAGTTatgctggggcggcaggtagcctagtggttagagtgtagggacggcaggtagcctagtggttagagcgttgggccagtaaccgaaaggctgctagattgaatccccgagctgacaagatataaatctgtcattctgcccctgaacatgcagttaacccactgttcccggtaggccgccattgtaaataataatttgttcttaactgacttgcctagttaaataaaggttcaatcaaaaaattataataatggaacagttgtgttgtgttgcttgAGATGTTGTATGATGTGCAGTCTTTCTGTTTATGATATGTTGAAAAGGAAGAAACCATTGTGTCTGTAACCTCATTGTATATTCACCATACGTCTCTCAAAGATGGAAGAAGATGAGACAAAGGGTGCAAATTCAACACATTCCTCCCTTTGAAGTTGTGATACTGTCATACTaaagcagcgtttcccaaactcgatcCTGGGGTCCCCAATCATATGTACAGAATTTCCATAAACTTCACAAAGCTAtgatggaaagtattcagaccacttccctaattctaaaatagatttttttaaatgaccacCAATGACCACTATCTACCCCATAAAGcgttttttgaattttttgcatatttataaaaaatatatcaaACGGAATACcttatttaagtattcagaccctttgctatgagactctacatttagctcaggtgcatcttgtttccatttatcatctttgagatgtttctacaacttgattggagtccacctgtggtaaattcaattgattggacatgatttggataggCACACACTTTGACAgaatattctgtgtagattgttgacaaaacatGAGAATGAAATCAATTTtaaggtcccacggttgacagtgcatgtcagagcaaaaaccaagccatgaggtcgaaggaattgtccgtagagctccgagacaggattatgtcagggcacagatctggggaagggtaccaaaaattgtctgcagcattgaaggtccccaagaacacagtggtctccatcattattagatggaagaagtttggaaccaccaagacccttcctagagctggctgcctggccaaactgagcaattgggggagaagggccttggtcagggaggtgaccaagaagccgatggtcacactgacagagcgcctctgtggagatgggagaaccttccacaaagacaaccatctctgcagcactccaccagtcaggtggatggtcacctttatggtagagtggccagacggaatccactcctcagtaaaaggcccatgacagcccacttggagtttgccaaaaggcacctaaaggactctcagaccatgaggaaaacgtttctctggtctgatgaaaccatgattgaactctttggcctgaatgccaagcgtgctgtctggaggaaacttggcaccatccccacagtgaagaaaggtggtggcagcattatgctgtggggatgtttttcagcggcagggactgggagacaagtcaggatagagggaaaaatgaacggagcaaagtacagagagatccttgatgaaacctgctccagagagctcaggacctcagactgtggcgaaggttaatcttccaacaggacaccgaccctaagcacacagccaagacaaagcaggagtggcttcgtgacaagtctttgaatgtccttgaatggcccagccagagcccagacttgaactcgatctaatatctctggagaggcctgaaaatagctgtgcagcgacgctccccatccaacctgacagagcttgagaggatctgcagagaagaatgagagaaacttcccaaatacaggtgtgccaagcttgtagtgtcatacccaagaagactcgaggctgcaactgctgccaaaggtgcttcaacaaagtactgagtaaagggtctgaatacttatgccaatgtgatatttttgttttttgaaaaacatattgttgctttgtcattattggttattgtgtatagattgatgaggggaaaaaacaatttaatctgttttagaataaggctgtgatttagcaaaatatggaaaaagtcaaagggtctgaatactttcagaatgcactgtacgtgTACAGGGTTCTCCGGTCTTATTTGACTGAGGCCTacattcaatcagatcaagcgttaaccAGCGGCAGCCGACACCCTCATAACTGATGTGTTGGTGGTGTCAGAGGTGTAACtggttggagctgtcaaatcagtGACCAGCTGCTATTGATCATTGTCACGAAGACACACCCATCCCACTTACAAGAGAAGTTCAGATcaagaaagtgtaggctatatagaaataatgactcTTAAACTGAAAATCATTCAACAAAATCATGAGAATTTAAATCAGCCGAATAGAGGTCGAGATTACATCTCATATTCCAGTGTTTGCATTTGTAAAC from the Oncorhynchus kisutch isolate 150728-3 linkage group LG4, Okis_V2, whole genome shotgun sequence genome contains:
- the nrn1la gene encoding neuritin 1-like a, with product MVSLVNYACLFLPVALHLIVGPCPSSAASTRRCHSIYKGFAQCLMALGDSLTESAQKIEDTQEIHTICKSWDEFHDCANVAMAGCPDEAAAVWESLRQESKKMQFSGNLYDMCSSRNQPAGTADALSPPNQEEINQESLKAHTHHLGPASFWLLSLCLSLLLLLAKI